Sequence from the Ochrobactrum sp. Marseille-Q0166 genome:
GCCGCACCACAAAATCGCTGCCGGAAATGAGCAGCTGTGTCGGAACGGTAATCGCCCGCGCATCGTCCACCACGCGCTTTGCCGCCTCATAAAGCTGAAGCAGAATATGCGAGGCGATGGGCCGTGTAATCAGCGGATCTGTGCGATAGGATTCAATGCGCTCCCGATCATGGGTCAGAAACTGCGGTTTGACGTATGAATTGACATAGAACGTGCCTTTGAGTTTCTGCCAGAGCGCAATTCCTTCTTTGGCGAAAGGCACATAAAGCTTGATGTCGAAGGCTGGCGAGGCCATGACAAGCGCACGGATATTGGGCGCATAATCATGTACCCATGCAGCCGCAAGAACGGCGCCGACGCTCTGCGCAATCAGCGCCACGTCTTCGTTTCTTATGCCGGTTTCATTGCGGATATGGGCAACGAAACTATCGAGATCGCGGATCGAAGCGCCGAAGGACGGCGAAAAGCCGCGCACGCCCGGAGAGTTTCCGTGGCCGCGCGCATCCCAGGCATAGAATGCATAATCATCAAGGCCAAGCTCATCAACGAGATGGCTCACCCGTCCACTATGTTCATGGCCGCGATGCAGGAGAACGATAACGCCTTTCGCCTTTTCAGAGCGGGCAGGCCAGAAACGATAGAACAGCGAGGTGCCATCATGGGTGACGAAATGGGATTCTTGCGGTTCTCGATGTGACGCCGTTTCACGCCCCACCAATTCTGTGCGCTGGCTCATCATTTCTCCTCTCAACAGGTCTTTTCCCATTTTCCGGGATGAACGCAAAGTTATTAGACCCAATTACTATTGAGTAGAATAGAATGTTTGAATAAACGAGCTAGGCCCGGTCGCAAATAGCTGATTTCTACATAATCGTCCTTTCCAAAAGTTTCCCGAAAGTTTCTTATGTCTGTTTATCAACTCAAGTCCCGTTTCCAGAACTTGTTGAGACCTCTTGTCGTGCAGCTTGCAGCAAAAGGCGTGACGGCCAATCAGGTCACGATTGCGGCTGCACTGGTTTCAATTGCTCTTGGCGCTTTTCTTGGGTTGAACGGGAATGCGATCTGGTTTGCGCTGGTGCCGGTCTGGCTTTTTCTGCGCATGGCGCTCAATGCGGTTGATGGTATGCTGGCACGCGAACATGGTCAGAAATCCATGCTGGGTGCCTATCTCAACGAGATCGGCGATGTGATTTCCGACGCGGCGCTCTATGCGCCTTTTGCGATCATCGCGCCGTTTTCGGCGCTGTGGATATTCGCGATTATCTTCATCGCTACATTGACGGAGTTTGCCGGAGTTACGGCAGCCTCGCTTGGTTCAAGCCGCCGCTATGACGGCCCGATGGGCAAGAGCGACCGCGCTGTGGTTTTTGGTGTGCTTGGTGCGTGGATCGCCATTGATGGTGCTCTGCCACAATGGATGTTCTGGTTGCAGCCCGTGCTGTGCACGCTTTTGATCCTCACCGTGGTTAAGCGCATCCGCAGCGGTTTAATTCAACCGCAATAGTAAATGCCAGGTATTTGCAATATTGTGCCCCGTTTTTAGCCGGTTTGAAGCTCAATCGGTATAGTGACGACGACTTTGAGTCCCGGATCGTTGTCAAACTCTTCCATCTCTCCACCAAGCCCCAACACAATGGCTTTGAGCATTTTGCTGCCAAAGCCAATGCGCGATCGTGTCTTGCCCGTCCCATTATCAGCTACAATCAGGCGCGCCTGATTGAAATGCTGGTCGAGCGAAACACTTGTCGGTCCCGGCGCACCGTCATAAGCATATTTGTTCGCATTGGTGACAAGTTCGGAATAGACCAAGCCAATATTGATTGCGCGATCGGCATTGATGAGGACATGAGATAGCCTGCTGGTATGGCGGCTGCGCCATTCCTCGCCCATTGACTGGAAGAGTTCGCTCGAGAGCTCATCCAGATATCGCGCAAGATCTATCGAGCCGACATAGCTGTCAGAATAAAGACGCCGGTGTACGAGTGCTACCGCGGCAATACGACTACGTGCATCCGTCAGATATTGCGTAATCAACGGATCTTCGGTTTCCCGCATCTGCATCCCAAGGAAGGCTGACACAAGCTGAAGGCTGTTCTGGACACGGTGGTTGATTTCCTTCATCAGAAAATCTTTCTGTTCCAGAAGCTTGTCCTGCTGGTCCAGAGTACGTTGCAATTCCCGATTCAGTCTGTCGATCCGACGTCGCTGATGGGCTTCATGGATGACGCGGCCAATCCGATGCATTGCGTCGATCTTGTTAAAATTCCAATAGCGTGAGCGTCCATGCACTTCCTGCGACCATGCCTTAAATGATGCGCGAGGGGTAAGCGGCGTTGAGATGGACCCCGACATATCCTTATGAGGATTGCCCGCCCATTCGACAATCTGTACTTTTTCGGCTCGCGACCAGATTAGAAACACATCCTCATCCAAGTGCAATTTCAATACGGCAATGCCGCTGGCGATTGGAACGAGATGTTGTGGCAAATCTTTGTGGCGGCCCATCTCATGTGAATGGAACAGCCCGTCCTTGAAGCTGTTGTCGATGAGATTGAGGATTTTACGCAGATCGGAAATATCGGGGGACGCACCGGATCGTACAGCAAGTTCTCCATTGGAAATCACGGCAAAACCATCGGCAATCATCATCTGACGCAGATTATCGGCGGTTTCTGCAAGCCGGTCTTCGAGTGGGGCGTTAATCAGGAGGGCCTCGAGCAATCGGTCCTCGTGGGAACGTAACCGCAACCGTTCGCGGGCATTTTCTGCTTCGTCTTTAGATTTCATCTGGCGGGCAAGGCTTGCGGCCAAAGCCCGCGCGGCAGCACGCATGGCAAACGGCATGGCGATTGGTGCCATATTATGACAAGCAATAAGGCCCCAAAGTACGCCATCCTTGATGATAGATACTGATGCACTGGCGCCAACGCCCATATTCTGCAGATATTGCAGGTGTATGGGGGACACGCTTCGCAGGGCCACATCGCTTAAATCCAGCGGCTGCTGTGGTTGTTCCCCGTACCATCTCAGTGGGGCGGGCACATAGGACGAGTCTGGAATGACACGTACCCGGTTGCGGAGATATAAAGCCCTTGCCTGCTTGGGAATGTCGCTGGCAGGAAAGTGGTGGTTTAGAAAGGGAGGGTACTTGCCATTGCCATCTTCAGCCACAACAACGCCGGAAGCATCTTCGAGAAACTGATAGATCATTACCCGGTCAAAGCCGGTCAGTTTTCGGAATGCCACAACAGCTTTTTGAAATAGCGTGCTGAGGTCGGGGGCTGCTTCAAATTGGGCGGCCGCTGCCTCTAGTCGAGAGAGAGACTGCTCGGGTGTAATAAACGAATTTAATGCAGGCTCGATTTCGACAAGCAAATACTTGTTTACGATATGGCCAAGAAGGTCAAACGTTTGATCACCCACGATCAGTTTGCCCAAAATTATTTCATCGGCCTGCGGCGCTTCTTCTATCCGCGTCGATACATCAAACTGCAATAGCTCATCAAGTTTTTGGCCGGGCCATGCCTCGCCAAAACAGGCTTCCAGTTGACCTGCCCCGCCGATAATACAACGGCTCTCCAGCTCTGCTATGAGTAGCAAACCATGAGGTTGGATAGAACCGGGTATATGAATTGGTTCACGGTCGCAGGCAGTCTGATCAAGTTGGCTGTCTGGCGACATTGTTGAAAACCTTTTGATAATTGTACTCAAAGGCACCGAATGCTGCGATGGCTGCAAATGTGCAGCGCTGTTCGTCATCGTCATCAAAAGGCGTTATATCAATCAGATTAAGTACTTGCTGCCACGAACGCAAATTCTTGATTTGGCGATCGAGATGCCGGGCACCGAAATCTTTGGTAAAACCGAGTTTAGCAACTTCTTTGGCGCGGTCATGCACCCGAATGGCAGATGCTTCCAACACATAGAGCGTCCCGATGATGGTTGGAAGATCAACCGGCTCAGTTGCACGTTTGAACTTTAATGAATCGGGCGGCAGGCTCTCTGTGAGGTCGCTAATATCGTTTTCCAGATCGGTCTTCACCCTGCGCTCACTCCATTGCGGCAGCAAAGCCTCGATGTGACTTTTCTCAAGCATCGATTCCAGCAAAAGGTGGCTTGCAAACGTGGCTTGCAAATAATTTCTGTAAGAAGCTTCCGAAACAAACATGGACAGATCACTGCACAGCATATCGACCCGGCTATGATAGGGATCAGCGGCTGCTTTTAATCGCCAATACCGGCCCGACGTAACTTTTTGGAACATTAAAGAAATTTACTCCGCATAATATTGGAGTTTACGAAAGCTATAAATTCAAACGCATGTCTCCGAGCGCATTAACGCTACAGATGCCATTTTGTTCCGAGATAGATGGTTGGTGTCCGCAAATAAATAGATGTTGCGCAAGCCAGAAAAGCTTGAACTTGATGGTGTGCTTGAGAAAAGCCAAAAGCCGAAAAGCGTCTATGCGCTTGAAGGTAATGCTAAATTTAAGGCTTGGAGTTCGAATGGTGCGCATAACAGGGATTGAATCTGTGACCCCTACAATGTCAATATACATCCTGTAGCGGAAAAGCAGGAAATACGGGAAAGGGAGAGCTAAATATCAACCCTCTCCGCACCAATGTTCAGTTTGTGTTCTCCTTGGCAGGTTCACTTGTGCCAGAGGGAACTATGTATATCCCCATATCCAAAGCTTCAGCAGCTTTACGCAAATGGGTAGGCGGATAACGAGCATAGACGCGGCTGGGTATAGCAGAATTTTTGTGGCCCAGATACTGAGATACTTCTTCCATAGGAACGCCAGCTTCGATCATCCAGACGGCAGCAGTGTGCCGGAAAACGCGAGCAGATATTCCATCAAGCCCAGCCTTCTCTGCGGCTGTGGCGATTCCTTTCTTTAAGCTCTTTACCGGCTGACCGGCCCACTCAACCACATAATCAGTCATCGCGCCGGTTCTGGCTTCTTTCAGGACGGCCAGCAACGTTGCATTGATCGGCACAATTGCTCGTCCCTTTCGACGTGCCGCATCGCTTGGATCGCGCAGATAGATGAGGGCGAGAGCGGCGTAGATCATGATGCGCCATCGTTTTCGTCTTTTAAGGCCATTTCGATCAGACGGCGGATAGCCTTATAGCACGTGACCGAATGCGATTTTTAAACATCCAATCATCAATGGCCTCTATTTCAGAGGGCTTCATCATCATCTGAAAGCGGAAGCTTGCGAGTTCCTTTCCATGATCCCCTCACTCAGCAGCTTCGAGAACAGCCGTTTGCATGTTCTCAAGGGCGGTAACTGTAAGGCCGGAATAGTCGT
This genomic interval carries:
- a CDS encoding CDP-alcohol phosphatidyltransferase family protein, translated to MSVYQLKSRFQNLLRPLVVQLAAKGVTANQVTIAAALVSIALGAFLGLNGNAIWFALVPVWLFLRMALNAVDGMLAREHGQKSMLGAYLNEIGDVISDAALYAPFAIIAPFSALWIFAIIFIATLTEFAGVTAASLGSSRRYDGPMGKSDRAVVFGVLGAWIAIDGALPQWMFWLQPVLCTLLILTVVKRIRSGLIQPQ
- a CDS encoding histidine kinase dimerization/phosphoacceptor domain -containing protein, producing MSPDSQLDQTACDREPIHIPGSIQPHGLLLIAELESRCIIGGAGQLEACFGEAWPGQKLDELLQFDVSTRIEEAPQADEIILGKLIVGDQTFDLLGHIVNKYLLVEIEPALNSFITPEQSLSRLEAAAAQFEAAPDLSTLFQKAVVAFRKLTGFDRVMIYQFLEDASGVVVAEDGNGKYPPFLNHHFPASDIPKQARALYLRNRVRVIPDSSYVPAPLRWYGEQPQQPLDLSDVALRSVSPIHLQYLQNMGVGASASVSIIKDGVLWGLIACHNMAPIAMPFAMRAAARALAASLARQMKSKDEAENARERLRLRSHEDRLLEALLINAPLEDRLAETADNLRQMMIADGFAVISNGELAVRSGASPDISDLRKILNLIDNSFKDGLFHSHEMGRHKDLPQHLVPIASGIAVLKLHLDEDVFLIWSRAEKVQIVEWAGNPHKDMSGSISTPLTPRASFKAWSQEVHGRSRYWNFNKIDAMHRIGRVIHEAHQRRRIDRLNRELQRTLDQQDKLLEQKDFLMKEINHRVQNSLQLVSAFLGMQMRETEDPLITQYLTDARSRIAAVALVHRRLYSDSYVGSIDLARYLDELSSELFQSMGEEWRSRHTSRLSHVLINADRAINIGLVYSELVTNANKYAYDGAPGPTSVSLDQHFNQARLIVADNGTGKTRSRIGFGSKMLKAIVLGLGGEMEEFDNDPGLKVVVTIPIELQTG
- a CDS encoding tyrosine-type recombinase/integrase, whose translation is MIYAALALIYLRDPSDAARRKGRAIVPINATLLAVLKEARTGAMTDYVVEWAGQPVKSLKKGIATAAEKAGLDGISARVFRHTAAVWMIEAGVPMEEVSQYLGHKNSAIPSRVYARYPPTHLRKAAEALDMGIYIVPSGTSEPAKENTN
- a CDS encoding biliverdin-producing heme oxygenase, coding for MFQKVTSGRYWRLKAAADPYHSRVDMLCSDLSMFVSEASYRNYLQATFASHLLLESMLEKSHIEALLPQWSERRVKTDLENDISDLTESLPPDSLKFKRATEPVDLPTIIGTLYVLEASAIRVHDRAKEVAKLGFTKDFGARHLDRQIKNLRSWQQVLNLIDITPFDDDDEQRCTFAAIAAFGAFEYNYQKVFNNVARQPT